Within Massilia endophytica, the genomic segment GGGATCGGCGCTATCCCAACGCCAAACAACCTTGCTGGTTTCCGCAGAAATGATCAGACGCGGGGTTTCGATGTGATCTGCATAGATGTAGTGCACGGCTGGTCGCATCTTGTTTGTGCCCGGCTGCAGAACGGCAACTGGCGTGGTGCCAAGGTAGATCGTTTCCTGAAGCGCCTGGCCCGCCGCATCGTATTCGCCGATGAGCAGCGGACCCAATGGGTCATAGACGAAGTGAAGCTTTCCACCTCTGACGACAGATTCGGGGCCGCTCTTGAACACGCGCTCGCCTAAGCCATTGTAGGTGTAGGTGACTTTGCCAACGCTGGTTGTCGCTGACTGCATACGGCCGCGCGCGTTGTAAATGAAGTTGATGCTGCCGTCGCTGATCAGGTTTCCCGCTGCGTCGTAGGTGAGCGTTCGCGCGGGTGACGGTCCGCTGGTCGCCAGCAGACGGTTGCTGGCGTTGTCATAGCTGTTCACGTAGGAGTTCGCGCCAAACGTGGTGCTGATACGATTGCCGCTATCGTCGTAACCGTAGGCCTGGGAGGTGTTCGCGCCGGTGAAATGGACGAGGTGATCAAGACCGTCGTATGCATACGCCTGGTCAAGCTCAGGCAGAAGCTTTCCCTGCAGACGGTTCTCGTGTTGGGTGCGGACGATTCTTCCCGCCGCGTCATACACGAGCTTGCGGAATACGCCATTGCCCATATCGTAGCCAACCATCCGCGCATCCAGATCGTACTCGCGGCTGTAGTGGCGCGCTGCGCCCAGGGCCGAGCTGCCCCATGTCCATGAGCGGACTGGGCCGAAGGGCTGGTGGCGGATGTCCTGCAAGAGCGGCACGGCCGTCCCGTCCGGCGTCACGAGCGTCATTTCCGCCAATTGACCTGTGTCGTCATAGGCGAAGCGAATGGCGTTTCCGCTGGGGTAGCGCATGGAAGTGACTTTGCCCAGTGCGCTGCCCTGAATGCCGTATTCGTAGCGGATGACGAAGGTTCGCAGGCCAGTGGTTTGCTCCTTGCTCAGCAGCCGCCCTTGCACGTCGTACTGGTAGCGCGTTTGGCCGGATTCATCAGTCATTTTGCTCAGTTGCCCGATTGCGCCCGGCGATCCGGTGTCGTATTCGAATGTGGTGGCGATGCTGTTCGCGTATTTCGCCTTTGTGAGCCGGTGCAGGGCGTCGTAAGTGAAGCTGGTGATTTGTCCGCGCGCGTCTTTCATCTGCACGATGTCACCGGTGGCGTCGACAAGGAAGCTGGTGGAGCCTGTGTCAGGGCTTGCGGTCAGTGTGCGGTCACCTGTTCCATTGACCGTATAACGCGTCGTTAAGTTCCTTGGGTCGGTTACACCGATCAGTTGGTCCTGCAGATCATAGCTGTAGGAAATGGCAGGTGTCGGATTGCCCGCCGCCGGTGATGGAAGAAGCTGCTTCGTCACCCGTCCAAGCTTGTCGAACACTTGTTGCGTGGTCTGGCCCAAAGGGCTGCTGACACGCGTCAGCTGGCCTTCTCCATCGTATTCATAATGTGTCATGTCCTGGGCTTGAACGACCGGAACGAGCAATGCAGCAGTGCAGGCTGCCAGTCGAATGATGTGGTTTTTCATTTGCTGTTCTCCCTGCTGTCTTGCAAACGGTTGAGGACGTCATACACACGCGTCACTTGCCGTGTCAGCGTTCCGGAGGCGTCGCGCGTTTCCTCGCGAATACGGTTGCCCATGCTGTCCAGGGTGTATTGGATGGAGTTGCCTTGCTTGTCGGTGATGGCCGTCAGACGCTCCGCCTGGTCGTAGCTGTAGGCGAGGGAGGACGAGTCAGGCAAATCTACCCTGATCAGTAGGCCAGCGGCGTTGTAGCTGAAGTCTGTCGTCCTGGCCCCAGGCGTTCCAGCTGCGGTGACGTGACGGGTCAGACGTTGCAAAACGTCGTAGCTCCGCTCGGTCACCGCACCTTGCGGCGTGCGGATTTTGGTGGGCACGCCAGAAGTTGTGTACTCCAGGTATTCGGTAACTTGCCCATCAGGATCTGCCACCTTCCACAGGTCGCCCATGGTGTGCGATGGCGAAGTGTCGGCGTAATATTCGTAGCGTGTGGTGTTGCTGCGCCCTGGGCCGACGAATTCTGCGCTGGATAACATCTGGCCGAAGGCGTTGTAGGTGTAGGTCGTCACGCGGGCAGCACCGTTCGCGGCAGCGGCGAAGCCCTGGCCTCCGCTTTGGTCGGTCGTTGCTTGTTCGATGCGTTTGCAGATAACCGCTACCGGTGACCCGTCCGGAAGCTTGCCGTTACCTGCACATTGAAGAATCTTCCCGTCCCGGTCTGGCTGACCGTTGTAAATGTAACTGGTGATCTTGAGTGGTTCGGCGATGCCGGTTTTTACATCCCAAACCGGATGCCAGCGCGTCGATATCTTGCGTTGGCCGGCACTGGGCGCGACGCTGGCAGCAGGACAGCGCTCGGTATCATTCAGGCCTTCGACACGGGTTATTTCAAGGCCGCGCGTGGCGTGGTTGGCGAAGCAGGTTTTCTGGCCGTTGAACTTGACAAGGCTGACAAGGTTTCCTTCGAGGTCGTAAGTGAACTTGCGAGCCGCCGGGGCGCAGCCAGATCCACCAGGCTGGCTGATCTCGGTAATCCGGTCACGCCAGTTAACTTCATCGTAGGTATAGGTACGCACGGCTCCCAGTGGATCGGTTACCACCGTGCTGGACCAATTGGGGTAGGCAAAGGTGAAGCGATAGGCCCCGCCCGCATGTTCCGAGCTGAGAACCCGTCCTTCATCGTCATAGCTGAATTGGGCGAACTGCACACCGGGCTCGTGCTCGATGCCGGAGAGTAGAAAGCGACTCTGCCATGTTGAGCCATCGAGGTAGTGATAGCGGGTGCTGGCCAGTTCCTGTTTGTCAGCACTTTGTCTCGATACGGAACGCAGCCTGTACAGATTGCGCAGTTGTGTTTCACCGCCAACTGCCTCGTGTTCGTAAGCTGAGATGCTGGTAGCATTCTGAATCGTTGCGAGATTGCCTTCGGCAGTCCACCTCAGATCGACGGTTCGGTTGAACGTATCCATGATCTGGGACAGCCGGTTGCTTTGGTCGTAGGCATAGCTGATTTCCATGCCAGCCGAAGTGTGCGAGCTCGTCAGCCTGAATTCGTTGTCTACCTTCTCGTAGACATCCAGCATGCCATCCGGCTGCAGATGAGCCCATTTTGCGTGGTCGGAACTGAGCGGCTTCAGTACGCCGCCAGACGTTGCGGACCGGTAGTTATCTGCCTCTGGTTTGTACACGTCTGTATTCCCATAGCTATCCGTAATCGTGATCGTAGACGGACGAGATGCCGAGGCTGGCTGCGTCACGTCGAAGCCCCGATCAAAAGAAAAGGACCATAGCTGATGTCCCGCAGAACCGGGCATTGCCTCCCTAATGGATCGATAGGAGCGCACGATGCGGTGGAGAGCTGATGGTCCCCAGAGAAAATCGACCGCGTCCTCTACCTTTGCTCCCAGGGTTACCGAAACTGGGTTCCCAACGGTATAGGACGGATCATTCGACGAGCAAGCCGGCGGCTTCTTGGGTTGACGGCGGACGGGACGGGTGCATACGCCCGGCCACGCTGGAATTTTTCCCCCGGAGCAGTGAAGGGATGTAGATAAGCGAAAGGTAGTGCCAGTCAAGGCCAGGCGATACGTGCAGTCGTAAATCAGACCGCTCCAGACACCGCTGATCAGAGCCGGTGCCGCGTAAAGAAATTCGTCCTTTAGTATCCGGTCTATCCGCCGACATGCTTCCTCAGGCGTTGGAGCGGTGGAAAACAGAGGCCAGGCATAAAGCCAACCGTCTGCATCCTCCTGTGCGCGGCAGCCGGAAAACGGTTGAAGCCAGAGAAACACAAGAACCGCGGCGGCACGACGTCCTGCGTTTGTACCGACCTGTCGAGTAAAGCACTGCATGGAAGCCTCCACGTCTTGGATTTGCATATCCTGATGCTAAGGGGAGGGGTAGGCACGTTCTCTGCTGAACCGCAGCCGGAAATTGTTAAAAAAATACTAAAGTTGGCGTTGCGTCAATAAGTTGAATAAATGACATTAGCTCTGCAGAATGGCAGAAAAATTGGGAGGAATGACCAGGGATTGGGATGCGCGCTACAATGGCTCACGCGTTTTTCCCGTGGGGAGCGAAATGACGAGGACCCTGAACCGCCTGAATCCCGCCGGCTTGCGCGTCGTGCTCGTGCTGCAGGGCGGCGGCGCCCTGGGCGCCTACCAGGCGGGCGTCTACCACGCCCTGCATGAGCATGGCTTGGCGCCGGACTGGATCGTCGGCACCTCGATCGGCGCCATCAATGGCGCGCTGCTGGCGGGCAACCGCCCGGCCGACCGGCTGCAGCGCATCAAGGCCTTCTGGGACCGCGTGTCCCAGCATAACGGCATCGACATGACCCACCTGAGCGAGCAGCAGCGGCGCCACAATGTGGGACTGTCCACCTGGGATGCGCTGCTGCGCGGCATTCCTGGCTTCTTCCGCCCCCGTGCCTTCCATCCCTTCGCCATGGGCCTGCCGGTGGAGCCGGAGCAGGCGAGTTTCTATTCGACCGAGGAGCTGGCGGCCACGCTCAAGGAACTGGTGGATTTCGACTACCTGAACGGCCCGGAAGGCATGCGGCTGACCGTCAATGCCCTGCGCGTGAAATGCGGCAGCCTGCGCAGCTTCGACAGCCAGGACGGCAAGCTGTGCGCCGACCATATCCGCGCCAGCGGCGCCTTGCCCCCGGGCTTCCCGCCGGTGCGCATCGACGGCGACCTGTACTGGGATGGGGGCCTGTATTCGAACACGCCGCTGGAGACCGTGCTGGCCGACCGCAGCAATGCCGATACCCTGTGCTTCATGGTGGACCTGTGGGCCGCGGAAGGCCCCGAGCCCACCACGCTGGAGGAGGTGCAGACGCGCCAGAAGGATGTCACCTTCGCCTCGCGCTCACGGCGCCATCTGGCCGATTACGTGGCCACGCGCGAGATGCAGCAGAAGCTGCGCGACCTGTATGCCGAACTGCCGGACCGGAACCGGAGCGCCCAGGCCGCGCGCGAGCTCGACGCCATGGGCTGCGGCAGCACCCTGCACGTGGTGCGCCTGCCTTACGCGGGCCACGACTGGCATATGCCCATGAAGGACATCAATTTCTCCAAGGGCTCCATCGAATGGCGCTGGGACCAGGGCTACCGCGATGCCACGCGCGCCATCGAGGCGGCGGGCTGGCTGGCCGCCGTCACCGAGGACACGCCGCTCGTGGTCCACGAGCTGCCGCCCCTGCAACAGCGGTCCGGGAAGGCCGCCTAGCGGCCGCTGGTCTCGTAGGCCGAACCCATCTGGTTCGAGGCCGTCACCAGCTCGCGCACATTGGCCATGTCTTCCTGGTAGGTGGCGCGCGCCTCGCGCTGGCATTCGCTGCGCTCGGTGCTCGCCATCTGCTTGCATTCCACCATGGCCTCGTTCAGCGCGGCCTTGATCTCCTTGCGCTTGGTGGCCATCTGGGCCTGCGTGGTGTTGTCGGCCTTCTGCCAGCGCGCAGGTTCGCCGCGCGCGATTTCTTTCGCCTGCTGCTTGGCCACGGCAGGGGGCGTGGTGTCGGTGCTTTGCGCAAAGCCGGCGCAGCACAGGCTGGCCAGCAGCACGCCGAAGAGTGTCTGTTTCATGATAGCTCCCGTGAAATAAGCAGGGGCGCCGCGGCGCCCCTGGATTTCCTACAATCTGCCGGTCAGCAGCATGATCAGCAGGACGATCACGATCAGGCCGGCAATGCCGCTCGGGGCATAGCCCCAGTTTCGGCTGTGGGGCCAGGTTGGCAGCGCCCCGATGAGGACGAGTACCAGAATAATCAAGAGTATGGTGCCCATGATGTGCTCCTAAGTTGGAAGAAAATCCTGTCCCGTCACGGGCCGCGCAGGATCAGTAGCGATACACGCGGCCATCGACCACGCGCACGCGGGTGCCCACGTTCAGGTCGTAGACATTGTCCTGGTTGATGGTGCGGTAGTCGCCGTTGTCCAGGCGTACCGAGATCTGGTACATGTCGTGCGGCATGTTGCGGTTGCGCTCGATGGCATTGCCGGCCACGGCGCCGCCAATGGCGCCGGCCGCGGTGGCGGCCGCGCGGCCGCTGCCCGAGCCGACCTGGTTACCAACGAGGGCGCCCACCAGGCCGCCTGCCACGGCGCCGGCGCCGCTGGTAGCCGGGTCGACCCGCACCACCTGGATATTGTCGATCACCCCGTAGGTGGACGAATCGGCCCGGGTGGAATAGTTGGTGTCGGTTGGGTAAGTGCTGCTGGCGCAGCCGCTGAGTGCTGCGACGGCAACCATGATGGCTGCCAGTGCTGGGGTGGTCTTCATAAGATGTCCTCCACATTGATGTGACTCCAGCATAGGCAGCACGGCTTGCCCGGTCTGTGCGATGCCGCACCTTTTACTGTCGTGCTCGCATTTTCGAGAATAAAGATTTCAATGTACGCCAGCGTACAGAAAGCGCGGCCCGTCTGCTGGACACTGTGGGATATCGCAAGCCCAAAAGCGGAGTGAACATGAAGCTGATCCTGACCATGCTGCTGGCCGCGAGCGCGTCGGCCATGGCGGCGACGCCCGAGGCCAAGGCCCTGTACCAGAACGCGAAGGCGAAAGCGGCCGCCGACTACAAGGTGGCGCGCGCCGCCTGCGACGGCATCGCGGGCAATCCCAAGGACGTGTGCGTGGCCGAGGCCAAGGCGGCCCGCGTGCGCGCCGAGGCCGACGCCACCGCCCAGTACAAGAACACGCTGCGCGCCTACACCAAGGCGCGCAAGGATATCGCCGATGCCGACTTCGCGCTGGACAAGACGCGCTGCGACGCCTACACCGGCAACGACAAGGATGTCTGCCTGCAGCGCGCCAAGGCCACCCATGTGGCGGCGCTGGCGGACGCCAAGGCCGACAAGAAAGTGATCGAAGCGCGCACCGCCGCGCGCGAAGACAAACGGATCGCCGAGTACAAGGTCGCAGCTGAAAAGTGCGATGCATTGGCCGGTACAGCCAAAGACCAGTGCGTCTCGGCTGCGAAGACCCAGTTCGGTTATTGAACCGGCTGGATTTGAACGCTCGTCCTGCGAGCATTTTTGAAAACCAAGAAGGAGATTCGCCATGAAAATCGCGCAGAAAATCGCCACCGCAGTGTTTACCGCAGCCACCGTCTTCGCCGTCGTGGGCTGCGCCTCGAGCCCATCCAAGGAAGGCACCGGCGAGTACATCGACGACGCCGTGATCACCACCAAGGTCAAGGCCAGCATCTTCAACGAGCCGACCCTGAAGTCCACCGAAATCAATGTGGAAACCTTCAAGGGCACCGTGCAGCTGAGCGGCTTCGTGGCCCAGCCCGGCGACATCACCAAGGCCGGCGAGATTGCCCGCGGCGTGAAAGGCGTGCAGGCCGTGAAGAACGACATCCGCGTCAAGTAATGGGCGTGGCCGGCGCCCGCAGCGCGGGCGCCGGCAGTATGTGAGATTGTATGGACCAGCCGCCTCGCCACGTCCCCCTTGCCGAACCGGATGACGCCCTGGAGGCCGGCGCCGGCGCACCGGCGGAGATCCTGGGCGGCGCCCAGCTGCGCCTGCCGCTGCACGTCAACGCGCGCGGGCTCGCGCTGGGCATCATCGCCACCGTGGCCTTCCTGTACGCGGTCCAGTGGGCCAAGAATTTCCTCGTGCCCCTGCTGCTGGGCATTCTCATCGCCTATACCCTCAATCCCCTCGTCGTCTGGCTGGAGCGCCTGCGCATTCCGCGCGCTGCAGGCTCGACCCTCGTCACGGGCGCCATCCTCCTGGGCTCGGCCATGATGATGGACAGGGTGCACGGCGAATTCCAGAACATCGTCGAAGAGCTGCCCACCATCAGCCACAAGGTTTCCAAGCTGCTGGCCACGACCACCAGCAGCAGCACCAGCACCATCCAGCGCATCCAGGCCGTGGCCAACGAGATCGAGCAGGCGACCGCCGGGGCGCAGGCGAAGCGCCAGGCCAGGCGCGCGGCGCCCCCGGCGGCCGACACGGGCGGCAGCATCAAGGTCATCGACTGGATCTGGGCCGGTTCGCGCGGGCTGGTGGGCTTCCTGAGCCAGGCCACCATGGTCATCTTCCTCGTCTTCTTCCTGCTGCTCTCGGGCGACACCTTCAAGCGCAAGCTGGTGAAGCTGACCGGGCCTTCGCTGTCGAAGAAGAAGATCACCGTGCACATCCTGGAGGACATCAACAGCTCCATCCAGGCCTATATGTTCATGCTGCTGGTGACCAATGTTCTGCTGGCGCTGCTGATGTGGATCGCCCTGCGCAGCATCGGCCTGGAGAATGCGGGCGCCTGGGCCATCGTGGCCGGGCTGCTGCACATCATGCCTTACTTCGGGCCGCTCCTGATCACCAGCGCCACGGGCCTGGTGGCCTACCTGCAGTTCGAGTCCATCGAGATGGTGCTGCTGGTAACGGGCGCCTCGCTGGCCATCGCCACCCTGGTGGGCACCTTCGTCACCACCCTCATGACGGGGCGCATCGCCCGCATGAACGCGGCGGCCGTGTTCGTGAGCCTGCTGTTCTGGGGCTGGCTGTGGGGCGTGTGGGGGCTGCTGCTCGGCGTGCCCGTGATCGTGATCGTCAAGGTGGTGGCCGAGCGGGTCGAGGGCATGGAAGTGGTCGCCGAACTCCTCGGCGAATAGCTCAGACCTTCAGCCGCCCCTGTTCGTCGCGCGGATGGTGCCGCAGGCTGCCCAGCTGCAGCGCGTACTGGCGGGCGAACTCGGCGCCCAGGAAGAAGATCTGCGCCGAGTAATACACCCAGAGCAGCAGGGCGATCATGGAACCGGCCGCGCCGAAGCTGTTGG encodes:
- a CDS encoding RHS repeat-associated core domain-containing protein is translated as MKNHIIRLAACTAALLVPVVQAQDMTHYEYDGEGQLTRVSSPLGQTTQQVFDKLGRVTKQLLPSPAAGNPTPAISYSYDLQDQLIGVTDPRNLTTRYTVNGTGDRTLTASPDTGSTSFLVDATGDIVQMKDARGQITSFTYDALHRLTKAKYANSIATTFEYDTGSPGAIGQLSKMTDESGQTRYQYDVQGRLLSKEQTTGLRTFVIRYEYGIQGSALGKVTSMRYPSGNAIRFAYDDTGQLAEMTLVTPDGTAVPLLQDIRHQPFGPVRSWTWGSSALGAARHYSREYDLDARMVGYDMGNGVFRKLVYDAAGRIVRTQHENRLQGKLLPELDQAYAYDGLDHLVHFTGANTSQAYGYDDSGNRISTTFGANSYVNSYDNASNRLLATSGPSPARTLTYDAAGNLISDGSINFIYNARGRMQSATTSVGKVTYTYNGLGERVFKSGPESVVRGGKLHFVYDPLGPLLIGEYDAAGQALQETIYLGTTPVAVLQPGTNKMRPAVHYIYADHIETPRLIISAETSKVVWRWDSADPYGVSPPVEGMPGGGTFSYTPRFPGQYYDRETNLYYNVNRDYNPQTGSYVQSDPIGLAGSINTYAYADGNPLQRVDFYGLETCVVVTKTSYGLRDHAALYLSQGADDGGPFLFDPGGSYARSHGGGTGDFVDGNAASLGDFFRHHSDANGERTCQPTTRAEEQRLVEKILSLPPPASMLCAVNVSNVLAGSRYFPNVRPDTFFPGNLYRAAGGK
- a CDS encoding patatin-like phospholipase family protein — encoded protein: MTRTLNRLNPAGLRVVLVLQGGGALGAYQAGVYHALHEHGLAPDWIVGTSIGAINGALLAGNRPADRLQRIKAFWDRVSQHNGIDMTHLSEQQRRHNVGLSTWDALLRGIPGFFRPRAFHPFAMGLPVEPEQASFYSTEELAATLKELVDFDYLNGPEGMRLTVNALRVKCGSLRSFDSQDGKLCADHIRASGALPPGFPPVRIDGDLYWDGGLYSNTPLETVLADRSNADTLCFMVDLWAAEGPEPTTLEEVQTRQKDVTFASRSRRHLADYVATREMQQKLRDLYAELPDRNRSAQAARELDAMGCGSTLHVVRLPYAGHDWHMPMKDINFSKGSIEWRWDQGYRDATRAIEAAGWLAAVTEDTPLVVHELPPLQQRSGKAA
- a CDS encoding DUF3309 domain-containing protein — its product is MGTILLIILVLVLIGALPTWPHSRNWGYAPSGIAGLIVIVLLIMLLTGRL
- a CDS encoding outer membrane lipoprotein, with the protein product MKTTPALAAIMVAVAALSGCASSTYPTDTNYSTRADSSTYGVIDNIQVVRVDPATSGAGAVAGGLVGALVGNQVGSGSGRAAATAAGAIGGAVAGNAIERNRNMPHDMYQISVRLDNGDYRTINQDNVYDLNVGTRVRVVDGRVYRY
- a CDS encoding BON domain-containing protein → MKIAQKIATAVFTAATVFAVVGCASSPSKEGTGEYIDDAVITTKVKASIFNEPTLKSTEINVETFKGTVQLSGFVAQPGDITKAGEIARGVKGVQAVKNDIRVK
- a CDS encoding AI-2E family transporter, which produces MDQPPRHVPLAEPDDALEAGAGAPAEILGGAQLRLPLHVNARGLALGIIATVAFLYAVQWAKNFLVPLLLGILIAYTLNPLVVWLERLRIPRAAGSTLVTGAILLGSAMMMDRVHGEFQNIVEELPTISHKVSKLLATTTSSSTSTIQRIQAVANEIEQATAGAQAKRQARRAAPPAADTGGSIKVIDWIWAGSRGLVGFLSQATMVIFLVFFLLLSGDTFKRKLVKLTGPSLSKKKITVHILEDINSSIQAYMFMLLVTNVLLALLMWIALRSIGLENAGAWAIVAGLLHIMPYFGPLLITSATGLVAYLQFESIEMVLLVTGASLAIATLVGTFVTTLMTGRIARMNAAAVFVSLLFWGWLWGVWGLLLGVPVIVIVKVVAERVEGMEVVAELLGE